AGAAGGATCTACAAACTAAAAATTTCATCGAGTAGGTTAATGTAAAAGTAAATTGAATTCTTACAGGAACTCTAGTTAATTGCATCTCAAATTATCGGAGTTTGAGATATGTGTGTATGATTCTAGTCGTAGCTTCTTCATCTTCACAGCTGGATCCTCCTCAAGTATGTTAACCGGAACACCTACCATCTCACAACCTCCAGCTCCTTCTTCTAAGACAGTCTCTTTAACTCCTTTACTCAGAAGCATTATGTCCTGGTTGTTTATAGAGTTCATAGTCCATAACCTCTCAATATTATTCCATATAAAATACCATAAGAGTCAGTTCCTAACATACAGATAACTGGTCGTGTCGTCTTTCTTCTTTCAACTGAAAATGGATTAGTATTAACATATCTTAAATAGATGCTTCAAAAAGAAGTAAATATTAGATGTCGAAACAGTCCCAATTCAGTTAGGTGTCATAACTAATGTTGCATCAGAAGCCACCACTCCATTTATCTCAGCCATTTTCCTATAGACTTTATTACATGAATCTAATTTTCAACCAAATAAATAATACATAAGAGATCATTAATTTTGTTCCACCttccaaaatatcaaaaactAATCCGTGAACATTTCAGTATAGTTAATAATGTATATTCTATGGACATTTCCAATGATGATCAAATGGGAATAGGTCTAAACATACATTGAACTAAATTCTCTTTAACTCTGTACAAACATTGAAATGAAAATAGAAATAGAGGGTTCGAGATGTATTTGGGGATTTTAGATATTTGTAATTTTTCCTTGCATTAAGATGAGGTCTAACGACTATGGGTTTACATGTCGGGGGAGCATAAATTTCAATAACAACAATTATGTTGAACATGTAAGTCGGTTGGTATTGAGGAAATTTCAATTACAACCGTACCAAATCAGCAGGTCTGTGAGTTGAAtacttatataattttttttatctaattGATATCTAATTGAAtacttatataattttttttatctaattGATATCTTCAAATTTAAAGCTGGTTCTCGTTAACAATGAGTCCATCATCAATATCTTGATAAGAAAAGCAGCTTTTAAAGCTGATTCCTTATGTATTGTTGATTCCTTATGTTTTTTCCTAAATGACATGATCCCAAAATCGTGCAACCTATTTGCCACTTCCAACACACCAATCAGAAAAACGTGTATAGAGTGCACAATTTTTTTAACGAATCCACGGATAGACCATAGGTCACCGATGCATGTTTGAAATGTTTACAAAAAATAACTACCCACTATCGACGACACTAAAAGTCCTTGTCTTGTGCAGAACTCAAAGAATATAGTACTTGTAGTAATAATGGAAAACAACTGCACTTATATGTCACCATGACCAAGCTGCTAAGTGAAAAAATGCACAAAGAACGGAAAATTGCTTCACTCTCTTGAGATTTATTAGATATATTTTGGTAGTTTAACATAACGAATTTGAAGTTTTTTTAAGGAATTAATAAGCATAGCTTTGAAGTTTTTTAAAGCCTACATTGGTGAAGTTTAAGAAATGTTCCTATAACTTATCAGAGTAAAACCCAACCATTACTTAGATTAGCTTCCACAATCTAGTAAACCTAAGTATTCATAACAACCAGTACTTAGATTAGCTTCCTCAAGAAAATATTTAGAGATAGCTATATTTCAAGGGTATGTTCCATTCAGAGAAGAGAGCTACATCTTCTTGGCTACGGATCACATTTACCAAAATAagataacaaagaaatcaatcaaaatagatccaTGCCTTCCAAAATCCTGTAAACACTAACTAAGAAACCCATACTAAAAACCAGTACTTAGATTAGCTTCCTCAAGAAAATATTTAGATATAGCTATATTTCCAGGGTATGTTCCGTTCAGAGAAGAAAGCTACATCTTCCTGGCTACGGATCACATTTATTAAAATAAGACAACAAAGAAACCAATAAAATTAGATCCATGCCTCCCAAAATCCTGTAAACACTAACTAAGAAAcccatactaaaaaaaaaatgaaaacaacaacccATAATCATGTTGTGGTTAGAGAGACATATGGTGGACGAAAATCAAATTCTACACGCAGAAGTAAAAATTAAAAATCGGGTTTATGATAACTATAACTATTGTATATATAATAGAAACTTCAAGTGATCGATTCCAGAATCAATAATAATCTCAAAACGAACtgatataataaaataaattcaacAGAGCGAAGAAACAAACCGTGTTTGCTATCAAGTACATATCTATTATGATGCGCTTCGTCTCTCGAAGTTTATTCACCATTGAGAGAAGAGAATAAAATTAGGGTTCAGggccattttttttttccttcagtaAATGTAACGAAAGAGAAGAGAATTAGGGCTTGGTTATGTGTAGTGAGTGTTGTTCACCGTACGGGTAGATGTGTAGTTGAAATCACTAAAACTTCATCTTGTCATTCGATCGTTCAGTTTTGTTGTGCAACTTCAATATTGCAAAATAGGAGGAAAGAGTGACGAATAGTAAAATTTAAAAAATGGATTATCATATCCAAAAGAGAGAAATAAAGGGCTTTACTTTGAAGAGTCGTATCCTTTGAATTATCCTGTTGAAACTGCTTTTGCAAGAACAACTTTCCAAAAGGCGTATCTATTGCATTCAGAAATGAACGGTTATGTTAAAATTGCATCCGTTGAAAAATAGTACAACCCTTGATTATTGTGTTTTCCAATGGTTGTatcttttcctcttctttttcgTGTGGAAATTTGTTAGTGACTGTTGGAGTTGCCGATTAAGGGTGCATATTAGATTTGTGACTAATGGGTTAGCCAATTAGATTACGATGACATGTAAAGTTAACGCTGATGTGGCTTTATCAAATGCAAGAGTGATCGTGGCGTTGACATGTGGCGATTTGGGTctcttattataaagaaagatcATTCATGCAATATGATACAGAAATTTGGAGTAAGAAGAAATCGAAATCCTCATAGTATCTTGTCATACTCTTGAGTACAAAAACAAAATAAGCTATTCAAGTCTAAATTACATAAGCATCATAGTATTCCACTAAAATTAGATCAAGTGACAAACGAAGTGCACATTTAACAAATCAGTATAGCTTAACCAACCAAAGAATGCTAAAGTGTAAATAATTGGATAAAAACAGAATAACGGGAACTCCGAGTACAATAATGAAATACGCTACTAAAGTCAAAATTATATATGGAAATCAATATAGGCTATATAAATTGATTAGACAAAACAGACTAATGGTAACATCACTTGGAAATGTAAATGGAGAGTTTCATTGAACGAATAATGTCCACAGCATTAGAATTGCAAATCGGATCTTTGTTATCCAATTTCAACATGCAGcaacccatgtttcttcaatAATCTAGAGGAAGATTACCAGTTCTATACTTCTATGTACCCCAGAGATATCTTTGAATCATGGCCAGCTACTTTTTTTCCTGATCATGGCCTTTTCGCTTCTTAGTTTATACTGACTGCACTATTTTTGTACTTTCTTCCCCTAGGTCTTTTAAAGAAACAAAACTTCTCTTGTGAGCGAATACTTGACAAAATAGTTGCTTAAACTCCACCAGTACTTTAGAGGTTAAAGTTTTTGGGTCATAGACCTCGAGAAGGCTGGAACTGTAACCTAAGACATCACCACTCTTAGTAAATGCTAACGGCCTGTGACAAGCAGCTGTAAACTCTAGGCTCCAACCCAATGACTGGTGTTCTTTCATATTATAATTATCTATCTTCTTTTTGTATAGCCATATATTATAACATGAGAACTGTTTAGTGACTGAACAGAAATATCTATGCGCACAAAATAAAACCCCACCCACAACTCCAAAATCTAAAGAACCGTCCGTTGGCAAAGGAGGTGCTGCAAGATGTTCAACAAAGGTCTCATTAGCCAAATCGAAGACCAGAATCATCTCTGCTTTTTTGTGCATCCAGTGAAGAGCTCCATTCACAAATATTCCAGCAGGTTTATTATTAAGATTATCAAATTTAAGATAGAATTTTCCAATGTTTCTCCAACCATTGCGGCTGCCAGGAGTGTAAACCATCACCTCTACAAAATTTGGTTCTTTCTTTACCTTATCAACTACTACAAGTTTGTACTCATTAGTTAAAGGAAGGTTACCAAGTCCAATCAATGTATAGTTAAACCGACTAGAATTTCTCTTATGGTCGGGAAGAATAATATACTCTTTTGTAATGGGGTTACTAATAAAAAATCTTAGAGGCCATTTGTTAAGACATATCAAACCATTAAACGAACCAACAAAATAGGAAGACTTAGATAGAGATGTTAAGTTTGATCCTTGTAATTTCATCAATGGTATCTGATCATGATTCTCATATATTCAAAATAGTAAAATTTATTATCCCAAGCCAAGACAAGAAATCCCAACTTACTAGAATCATAAGCCGTTGTGGAAGATTTAATCAGACGGTCTTAGTGCATCTTATTGAATGATGGATGTTGAATAAGATTTCTCCATGTTTTACATACTAACATGCATTCTATAACTGAATCAGCAGGTAAACAGGTGAGAACATCAAATATGATCTCTGGTGGGAGAATGTTGAGATTATCCATGCAAACCCTTGCGGTTTGAATTGAAGGCATAGGGTTTGAACTTGTGAAGATTACAAATAAGGGATTCGAAGTTTATTTATTCATCACCCTAAAACCCTTATTAGGCCTATTCGTAACTTCAGAATATGCAACTTCAGAATATTGATGTCCTGCCCATTCTACCCTTCGGGGACGGCTGGTTCTCGGTTACTGGGTCAATTCATGTACACATCGTTAAGTATAACTGACTGCCATTACACTGCGAATCGTAGATACCACAAAAGTTAAAATACTGAACTATATGTTAAAAATTCTAGGTTTAGTCCTAACAAAGTCAACCAAGGTCACCGCTAAGTCTAGGTAAAAAATCCTCATAACTGAACGAATTCCAGACTAAACGTTTAAAACCCTGCGTTTGAAAACACATAGCTAGAACTAGGTAAACCCTGTGTTTGCAAATAACCAAAGTTAGAATTAATTGGTGACCCGGTGTTATATATGGCAATTTTTATACTGCCATAAAtaaactcatatatatatatttggaatTTCGTTATTCCAGCAGCCCTGATTGCATGGATAATCTAAACAAAAAAGGGGTTTCCATGGATAATTTAAACAATCTTCCATCAGAGATCATATCGGATGTTCTTACTCGTTTACCCGCTCAATCAGTTCTAGATGGCAAATTGGTATCCAAGATATGGAGAGATCTCATTAAGCATCCATTGTTCTATAAGATGCACACAAATCGTCTCATCAATCATTCCGCAACATCAGCTTATTCTACTGATTCTGGTGAGTTCGGTTTTCTTGCCTTGGCTGAGAATAAAAAGTTCTACTATTTTGAATATTTTGGGAATCGTAAGAGACCCATAAGGATCAGTCTAACACCTCCAATTCAGTACTATGAATATACCTATGTTGGTTCGTTTAATGGTTTGATATGTCTAAGGGGGGTGGGAGAGAATATTTGTATTTATAACCCCATGACAAAAGAGTACGTTTTTCTTCCTCATCATAAGATCGATTTTAATCGGATTGATCAAAGGTGGTCTGGATTTGGTTATCTTCCTTCAACCAATGAGTACAAAGTTGTTTTAATGTATAAGGTGCCCAAATTTGTGGTAGTGATGGTGTACACACTTGGCAGTGGTAAAGGTTGGAGAACCATTGGAGAATTCAAACTTAAATCTGACTATGTCTTCCGCGGAAATGGTGTCTTTGCGAATGGAGCTCTTTATTGGATGCATAGAGAAAAAAGGACTATTCTGGTATTTGATTTGGCTGATGAAATGTTTCGTGATCATCTTTCAACACCTCCTTTGCCAACAGACAGTTCATTAGGATCTTTCGGTGGATTTTTATTTTCTGCACATGGATGTTTCAATCAGGTCACTAAAAAGTACATGTGCTCTGAGTTATGGCTGTATAAAAAGAAGAATGATAACTATCACGCGAAAGAGCAAGACCAACACCAGTCGTTTGGATGGACTAAAGATTTAATGGCTGCAGCCAACATACCGTTGGTATTAAAGAAGAGTGGTTGGGTCTCAGTATTCCCTCATAAGAATACGTTTGTTTCCTTGGAAGATTTAGGAGAAGAAGGTGCACAAATAATGCAGCGTTGAAATTAAGAAGAGAAAAAGGGGTGATTAGGCAACTCTTTGTAGTACTGGATAGAACTCTGGGTACACATATATATGAACTGGTAATCTTCGTCTAGATCCTGTACGTTCCACTGACATTGTCTAAGTGAGTGTtgttagtatttttttttctttttttggctagttatattcacctttttgTTTATCTAATTTCTGTGGGATACTATGATGCAATCTTTAGTAGCTTATTTAGTTTTTGTTCACCGGAGTAGAGTAAGTATATGTAGGCGGAATCATTGAGAGTGTCAGAACTCTCGCGGTGTTGCTAGGAACCTCTTTCTTCTTACTGCATAACATTAGTTCAAAAATAAGCATCTcgattaaatacacaaaattcatgaaACCcgattacaatttttttttttattatgaacTAGTTCGTCTTGTCTTGTGCATCCATGCAGCAAAATAATTTTAGCAGTCGACATCCTTAGAAAGGTTAAATTCCTCTTTAACCTTTTCAAGACATAGAAAGTTGCACGAAGAAAGATATTTCAGTTTCGTGTTTATATACCGTAATATCCTATGCTTAAAGTAGATGGGAAATATAATAAAACTTCAAGAATTCTGTAATACCACTTTCTATAACCCTGTTCCAGTATAATATGCCTGTTAGAACATGTAATTAAACAAACAATGTGGGAAAGGTAATTTACTTATAAGTGATCTCCGCTAAACTCATAAAAGGGGTTCTTATGAGATCCCCAAACTCTAGCTAGAATGGTAACTCCTTCCTCTTACCCCAGAGATGAAAAATCAGGATCCTGGCCAAGTTGGCTAGCCCTGTTGCTTAAACATGTACTCATGTATTACGTATAGTTATCTGATGCATGAATTGACCCTTTAATAACCGCAACTGTTCAAATTCAATATTTCGGCCTGTAATTTCTATGAGTTGCAGAAGTTGATTAAGTTAACCCACAAAAAAGACAGCGCGCAGAGGCCCCTCCATAAAATAGTTAGTTATTATCATGTAGACAGATGCAACTAACCTAATGCCTGCAGCTACTGGTTATGTTAGGCATGCATTGCaagtttgaaatcacatcaatgtGCGAATTACTGactcaaaactagtcataaaaatccaaggtgactagatttgtggtacaaaaaccccactcaaatattgggattcattaaaattccaaatttgtggtacaaaaacccactcaaatgttgggattcattaaaattccatcttaaattaaattatacaaaacccccaaaattttaaaaacttgatacaaaaactccaaatttcaaaattggtttcatcaaattttatgatgaaaccaaaaattggtttcgtcaaattttatgaggtttcatcaaattttatgatgaaaccaaattttggtttcatcaaaattttgttttttgggatttttgtgttagTTTTGATTTGGCGGGTTTtctgtggatggatagtgactccTTTGGAGTTATAACTCGCGTACCGGTTACTGACCAGCTCATTAGGGTAAGATGCCATATATACATGGGATCCATTGTCGTCCAATACAAAGGCATACCAGCAATTCTGCGGCTAATACCTAGAAATTTATAAGCAGTCATACACTGCGTCAAAAATGTCAAAATACTTCCAAATCATCGCAGTAGTGGCTAAGTTTCCTTGCAAAGATACAGCCTTCCCTTGGACATCGACAATAACATTATTTGAAAATAAACAATGACGTTATCAATTAACTGATGTTAAGCAATAAGAACAAAAACCAATAATCTACTAAAATATGCATCACGGTATCCCACTCTGATATTAGATTAAAAGAAGGCACATATAACAATAAATAAacctaaggaaaaaaaaaacactcctGTTCAGTAAAAGCAAATTGGATAGGAATACTCAAATAGACAATGTCAATTGAAAGTTTCTTTGGAGGGATAATGTCAATTGGCATTAGAATTTCGGATAGTTTTTCGCTATCGATTTTCAATATGCACCCAGAGATCTCATGCATAATCACGGCTTTTTCGCTTCTTAGTTTTAACTGACTCCACTGTTTTTGCATTTCCTTCTCCTAGTTCTTTCAACGAACCAAACGTATTCCTGTGAGGGGAAATTTGACAAAATTGCTCCTTAAAAGGCACCAATATCTTTTTCAAGGTAGAAGATTTTGCGTCATAAATACTGAGAAAGCTCAAACTGTAAGTTAAGACATCGCCGCTCTTCGTAAATGCTAATGGTATGCTGTATACATTAGTAAACACTTTACTCCAACCCAGTGAACGGTGTTCATCCAGCTCTTTCATGGAATAATTATCATTATTCTTTTTGTATACCCATATGTCAGAAGACACGTACTGTCTACTAACTGAGCAGAAATGTCTATCTGCACAGAATAAAAACCCACCCAAAACTCCTACTACTAAATAGTTGCACGCTATTGGCACAAGAGGTGGTGAAAGATGCTCACAAAATTTTTCATCAGCCAAATCAAAGACCAGAATCATCCTTCTTGCTCTTGCTCTTGCATTGTGCatccaatgaagagctccattcaCAAAGACTCCATGTCCTTCGTAAACATAGTTAAATTCAAGCTTGAATTGTCCAATGTTTCTCCAGCCATTTCCACTGCCAAGGGTGTAAACAATAACCTCTACAAACTTGGGCACCTTATACATTAAAACAACTTTGTACTCACCGGTTGAAGGCAGATAACCAAATCCAAACCACCTTTGCTTAATCCGATAAAAATTAATCGTAGGTTGAGGAAGAAAAACGTACTCTTTTGTCATAGGGTTATACATACAAATATTCTCTCCCACAGCCCGTAGACATATCAAACCATTAAACGAACCAACATAGTTATATTTATAGTTCTGGATTGGAGGTGTTAGACTGATATTTTTGAAATTATCAATGGGTTTATTATGATTCTCAACATATTCAAAATAGTAGAGCTTTTTATCCTGGGCCAAGGCAAGAAAACCCAGCTTACCGGAATCAGTAGAATAAGCTGCTGTTGCAGAATGATTGATGAGACGATTTGTGTGCATCTTATAGAACAGTGGATGCTTAATGAGGTCTCTCCATGTCTTGGATACCAATTTGCAATCCAGAACTGTTTCAGCCGGTAAACAAGTAAGAACATCCGATATGATCTCTGCCGGAAGATTGTTTAAATTATCCATGAAACCCCTTTCTTGTCAAAGAAAGCAGAACTCTCGTAGAGATTGGTGGTATTGTGTAGGGCTGCACAAACCCGACTCAACCCACCGacccaacccacacccgcctgaaattactcacacccgacccaacccacctaggagcgggtcgactttaggtcacaacatcaaaacccatagtATTATGGGTCGACTATTGGTCAAagcttccctcacccgacccaacccacccgacccaacccacccacccacctaaatatttcttagttaatattaacccttagattacctatcctagatgaatCACAGCCGTTGAAGTAGtgatatataatgcctaaacctaaatcgctaacttcacttcagtcttcacttcttcaatcacttccttgaatagtcttttatcttttgagcttcgaacaattgaactcatttcttgtaatttgtatgcactttacaactttgcaccaacttcttacttctttggattataattatcatttgtttacaATTGACTTGGTGTCAGTTCTTTAATTGTCATCTGTAAGAGTCTTAAGTAAGTCTGTAACCTTGTTTTTTTGATGCAATGTAGCTGTAatgtgtattttatggtgggtaacccaccacccacccgacccaacccattgtaatgtgggtcgggtgaaaaccgacccattgttatgttgggttggttgtgggtgacaacttctgctacccaccatcagtgggttgggtggtgggtgaggccaaacccgacccaaaccgacccatgtgcagccctagtattGTGAGAAATGATTATAGAGTTGATGGAATAAACAAATTCCTAAAGTATGCGTTTATTTACAAGAATAAAAAAATTTCCATATAACACAGATTCATAAAATAAATTTTTAATACGGGAACAAATAAATACGGCGTTTGAGTTACTCAAAATCGTACGATATCttttaattaatttgttttaaagAAACAAATCATATAAATTTGAGTAAATATTTCGTAGTAAATATTATGTGATATTTTATTAAATGCTGTCAAATCCTGGATCCTCTATACCATAATGATTCCTGTTCGACTGTGCCAGCCAAGTAAAAAATGTCTAGGTGTTATTAAATTTAACATACTTGAAATTAGGTCATCTTCctttcaaaaagaaaacaaaacgaaGTCGCCCATATCACATATCAAATGGTTAATGTATTATCGTCTTGGAGAGTCCAGAGGTTTCATCTCAGTTCCTAACAATGTTGGAAGATGATCTAGAGATATATGCTAGCAATTTTGCTGCCCATACAACAATTTAAGCAATGACGGCGTTATGAATCAAATAAAGTTAAGCAGTAAGAAGAAATAGGTTTCCCTCGTACTATCGCAAAAGCTCTCGCACTCTTCACAATTTTACCTGCATATACATATTCTGCTCCTCCAGTTAACAAAATTCCTATAAACTACTAAAGCATGCATGACAGTAACCCACAGANNNNNNNNNNNNNNNNNNNNNNNNNNNNNNNNNNNNNNNNNNNNNNNNNNNNNNNNNNNNNNNNNNNNNNNNNNNNNNNNNNNNNNNNNNNNNNNNNNNNNNNNNNNNNNNNNNNNNNNNNNNNNNNNNNNNNNNNNNNNNNNNNNNNNNNNNNNNNNNNNNNNNNNNNNNNNNNNNNNNNNNNNNNNNNNNNNNNNNNNNNNNNNNNNNNNNNNNNNNNNNNNNNNNNNNNNNNNNNNNNNNNNNNNNNNNNNNNNNNNNNNNNNNNNNNNNNNNNNNNNNNNNNNNNNNNNNNNNNNNNNNNNNNNNNNNNNNNNNNNNNNNNNNNNNNNNNNNNNNNNNNNNNNNNNNNNNNNNNNNNNNNNNNNNNNNNNNNNNNNNNNNNNNNNNNNNNNNNNNNNNNNNNNNNNNNNNNNNNNNNNNNNNNNNNNNNNNNNNNNNNNNNNNNNNNNNNNNNNNNNNNNNNNNNNNNNNNNNNNNNNNNNNNNNNNNNNNNNNNNNNNNNNNNNNNNNNNNNNNNNNNNNNNNNNNNNNNNNNNNNNNNNNNNNNNNNNNNNNNNNNNNNNNNNNNNNNNNNNNNNNNNNNNNNNNNNNNNNNNNNNNNNNNNNNNNNNNNNNNNNNNNNNNNNNNNNNNNNNNNNNNNNNNNNNNNNNNNNNNNNNNNNNNNNNNNNNNNNNNNNNNNNNNNNNNNNNNNNNNNNNNNNNNNNNNNNNNNNNNNNNNNNNNNNNNNNNNNNNNNNNNNNNNNNNNNNNNNNNNNNNNNNNNNNNNNNNNNNNNNNNNNNNNNNNNNNNNNNNNNNNNNNNNNNNNNNNNNNNNNNNNNNNNNNNNNNNNNNNNNNNNNNNNNNNNNNNNNNNNNNNNNNNNNNNNNNNNNNNNNNNNNNNNNNNNNNNNNNNNNNNNNNNNNNNNNNNNNNNNNNNNNNNNNNNNNNNNNNNNNNNNNNNNNNNNNNNNNNNNNNNNNNNNNNNNNNNNNNNNNNNNNNNNNNNNNNNNNNNNNNNNNNNNNNNNNNNNNNNNNNNNNNNNNNNNNNNNNNNNNNNNNNNNNNNNNNNNNNNNNNNNNNNNNNNNNNNNNNNNNNNNNNNNNNNNNNNNNNNNNNNNNNNNNNNNNNNNNNNNNNNNNNNNNNNNNNNNNNNNNNNNNNNNNNNNNNNNNNNNNNNNNNNNNNNNNNNNNNNNNNNNNNNNNNNNNNNNNNNNNNNNNNNNNNNNNNNNNNNNNNNNNNNNNNNNNNNNNNNNNNNNNNNNNNNNNNNNNNNNNNNNNNNNNNNNNNNNNNNNNNNNNNNNNNNNNNNNNNNNNNNNNNNNNNNNNNNNNNNNNNNNNNNNNNNNNNNNNNNNNNNNNNNNNNNNNNNNNNNNNNNNNNNNNNNNNNNNNNNNNNNNNNNNNNNNNNNNNNNNNNNNNNNNNNNNNNNNNNNNNNNNNNNNNNNNNNNNNNNNNNNNNNNNNNNNNNNNNNNNNNNNNNNNNNNNNNNNNNNNNNNNNNNNNNNNNNNNNNNNNNNNNNNNNNNNNNNNNNNNNNNNNNNNNNNNNNNNNNNNNNNNNNNNNNNNNNNNNNNNNNNNNNNNNNNNNNNNNNNNNNNNNNNNNNNNNNNNNNNNNNNNNNNNNNNNNNNNNNNNNNNNNNNNNNNNNNNNNNNNNNNNNNNNNNNNNNNNNNNNNNNNNNNNNNNNNNNNNNNNNNNN
This genomic interval from Papaver somniferum cultivar HN1 unplaced genomic scaffold, ASM357369v1 unplaced-scaffold_107, whole genome shotgun sequence contains the following:
- the LOC113328129 gene encoding F-box/kelch-repeat protein At3g06240-like yields the protein MDNLNNLPAEIISDVLTCLPAETVLDCKLVSKTWRDLIKHPLFYKMHTNRLINHSATAAYSTDSGKLGFLALAQDKKLYYFEYVENHNKPIDNFKNISLTPPIQNYKYNYVGSFNGLICLRAVGENICMYNPMTKEYVFLPQPTINFYRIKQRWFGFGYLPSTGEYKVVLMYKVPKFVEVIVYTLGSGNGWRNIGQFKLEFNYVYEGHGVFVNGALHWMHNARARARRMILVFDLADEKFCEHLSPPLVPIACNYLVVGVLGGFLFCADRHFCSVSRQYVSSDIWVYKKNNDNYSMKELDEHRSLGWSKVFTNVYSIPLAFTKSGDVLTYSLSFLSIYDAKSSTLKKILVPFKEQFCQISPHRNTFGSLKELGEGNAKTVESVKTKKRKSRDYA
- the LOC113328126 gene encoding uncharacterized protein LOC113328126, which translates into the protein MVYTPGSRNGWRNIGKFYLKFDNLNNKPAGIFVNGALHWMHKKAEMILVFDLANETFVEHLAAPPLPTDGSLDFGVVGGVLFCAHRYFCSVTKQFSCYNIWLYKKKIDNYNMKEHQSLGWSLEFTAACHRPLAFTKSGDVLGYSSSLLEVYDPKTLTSKVLVEFKQLFCQVFAHKRSFVSLKDLGEESTKIVQSV
- the LOC113328127 gene encoding F-box/kelch-repeat protein At3g06240-like is translated as MDNLNNLPSEIISDVLTRLPAQSVLDGKLVSKIWRDLIKHPLFYKMHTNRLINHSATSAYSTDSGEFGFLALAENKKFYYFEYFGNRKRPIRISLTPPIQYYEYTYVGSFNGLICLRGVGENICIYNPMTKEYVFLPHHKIDFNRIDQRWSGFGYLPSTNEYKVVLMYKVPKFVVVMVYTLGSGKGWRTIGEFKLKSDYVFRGNGVFANGALYWMHREKRTILVFDLADEMFRDHLSTPPLPTDSSLGSFGGFLFSAHGCFNQVTKKYMCSELWLYKKKNDNYHAKEQDQHQSFGWTKDLMAAANIPLVLKKSGWVSVFPHKNTFVSLEDLGEEGAQIMQR